In the genome of Thiorhodovibrio winogradskyi, the window GCGCGTCAGCCCGAAGGGAAAATACGCCTGCCCGCCCACATTCACGCCGTTATGGCAAGCGGTGCAGCCCTTGTCGATAAAGCGCGCCACGCCCTGCTTGGCCAACGGGTCGAGCGCGTCATCCTCGCCCCGTAACCAGCGGTCGAAGGGTGCGTCCGGCGTGACCAAACTCGTCTTGTAGGCCTCGATTGCCTTGGCGAGGTTGTCGAAGCTCAGGGGCTCATCCGCGTCCGGAAAGGCCTCGGCATAGCTTGCGACATACGCGGTGATGCTCGCGAGTGTGGCAACCGCACCCTCGGGCACATTCGCCATCTCCACCGCAGCCTGAATCTGGCCCTTGGCCTGCGCCTTGAGTCCGGCCGAACGTGCACTCTGGCGTAATGCGTCATCCGGGCTCGGCGACGCGGCGCCCAAGCCCCGAGAATCAAGCCGGCGCTGCCGCCCGAGCTTGCGGTGATCGCGAAGCAAAAGGGCGGTAAAATGCCGCTTCCAGTCTTGGTGTGCGGCCCCGTAGGTATCGGATTTGCCAGATTGAATCCACCCGATCAAATCCACCCGACCCAATCCAAGGGCGCACCCTTGCTTGACATCGGTTGAGTAGCGCCGGGAGTCGCGAACATGCTTCAACTTGCCGAAAAATTGGGACAATTCACCTACGCCGACTACTGTCGCTGGCCCGAGGACGAGCGCTGGGAACTCATCGAAGGCGAAGCCTTTGCCATGTGCCCAGCGCCGACGTGGATGCATCAGGAGTTCATCACAGCGCTGGTCGCGCGGATCCACCCGCAGCTCGACGGCAGCCCCTGCCGCCTCTATGCCGCCCCCTTCGACGTGCGCCTGCCCAAGGCCAACGAAGCAGACGACTTAATCGCGACTGTCGTGCAGCCGGATCTGGCGGTGTTCTGTGATCGCAGCCGACTGGATGCCAAGGGCGCGCGCGGCGCCCCCGACTGGGCGATCGAAATCCTCTCCCCGTCGACGGCCGCCAAGGACCACATCCGCAAACGCGCACTCTACGAACGCCATGGCGTGCGTGAATACTGGCTCATCCATCCAGATGATCGGCTGCTGACCATTTACCGGCTCGACCACCAGGGCTGCTATGGCGCCCCGGACATTCTTGAGCTCACCGGCAGTACCGAGGTCTCCGTTTTACCTGGCGTGCGCGTTGACTGGCCGGCGCCGGATGCCTTCGACCTCTGAATCAACCCTTCCTGCATTCCTGGTGCCACGCGCCCCGCACGCCATCGCGATGGAATATTCACCCCGTCGCAAGGTAATTTATTATCGCTGGCCGGCGCGGCGATCTTTCGCGCTGCGGGTGTCACCCATTGCTGCATGGAGAACAGGCCGTTCGCCGATGGATTTTTTGCACGTGATTCGAGACATTGGTGGATCCCTGGATCGCGCCGGGGTGCGTTATGCGCTGATCGGCGGTTTCGCAATGGCCATGCGCGGTGTACAACGGGCGACGGTTGACCTGGATTTCATCCTGATGCTGGAAGATCTCGACTGCGCTCACCGGATTCTGCGACAGGCGGGTTACCAGCGCGCTTTTCATAGTGAGAATGTTTCCCATTATGTAGCAAGCCAACCAGGATTGGGACGGATCGATTTGTTGCACGCCTTTCGCGGGCCGAGTTTAAGTATGCTCGCCCGGGCCGAGCGCCTAGAGATCGCCGAGGATGTCAGCCTCCCGGGGGTGCGGATTCCAGTGGTGCAGGTCGAGGATATCATCGGCTTGAAAATTCAGGCGCTGATCAACGATCCGCGCCGAGAAGTTGGCGATTGGCAGGATATTCGGCTGTTGCTGGAAACGGCGGCGCGGATGGGCCGCAAGCTGGATTGGGAACTGATCGAGGACTATCTGGAGCTTTTCGGGCTTGAAAGCGAACAAGAGCGCATGAAAGGTTGGTATGGCGAGATTGACTGAATCCGACCGCGCGGCCTTTCGCCGCCTGCGCACGCACGGCTGGGTGGCCGCACCCGAAGAGCGCGCTCCCGCCGTGGTCGCCGCAACCCCCGAGGCGCGCTTGCGATATTGCCAATGGGCGACCCAGGCCGCGCGCTTTTATCGCGGAGAAAAGCCAGTTCGCTTTGGCGGCAACCACTGGCTACTTTAGCTCTGGCATTCATGCCCCTTTGCCTCCCTTTCGTTACCAGGACCTCGCCCGCCATGCCCATAGAAACCACAGAGCAAGCCTGCATCCGCCGCATTACCTGGCATCTGATTCCCTTCCTGGGACTGCTATACATCATCGCCTATCTCGACCGCATCAACGTCAGTTTCGCGGCCTTGCACATGAACCAGGATCTGAACCTCGGCGCCGCCGCCTATGGCACGGGCGCCGGGATTTTTTTTCTTGGTTATGTGCTGTTTGAGATTCCCAGCAATCTGCTGCTGCGGCGCATCGGCCCCCGTATCTGGATCGCCCGCATCATGATCACCTGGGGACTCATCTCCATGGCCATGGCCCTGGTGCGCGATGAATGGACCTTCTATGCGCTGCGCTTTCTGCTCGGGGTGGCCGAGGCCGGATTCTTCCCCGGCATCATTCTGTATTTGACCTTCTGGTTCCCGCAACAACAGCGCGCACGCATCGTCGCCCTGTTCGCGACCGCCACCGCGCTGGCTGGCCTGATCGGCAGTCCAATCTCTGGCGCCTTGCTTGGCATGCACGGCATCTGGGGCTGGAGCGGCTGGCACTGGCTGTTCATCCTTGAGGGCCTGCCCGCCGTCATCCTTGGAGTGGTCGTCCTGGCCGTTCTGCCGGATCATCCCGCGCAAGCCCGCTGGCTGCCACCACCGGAGCGAGACTGGCTAACCGAGCAACTCAAGCGCGAGGAACAAACCCTGGCGCAACAGCCATTCGCCCGGCATCGCCTGGGCGAAGCCCTCGGCAGTGCGCGGGTGTGGCTGCTCGGGCTGATCTACTTCTGCATGGTCATCGGCATGTACGGCCTGACCATGTGGCTGCCACAAATGCTGCGTGCGCTCACCGACGCCGATGATCTGGGCATCGGGCTGCTCAACGCCATTCCATTCCTTGCCGCCACCGCCGGCATGGTGCTGATCGGCTGGCTGTCCGACCGTCACGCCGAACGCCGCTGGCATCTGACCGGCGCCTTTCTCCTCGGCGCCTTAGGCTGTGTGCTCGCGGCACTCAGCCCCAAGCTGCCACTCGCGCTGGCCGCCCTCTCGCTGGCCACCATCGGCATTTGGGGCGTGATGGGTCCATTCTGGGCGCTGTCGACCTCCTTTTTGAGCGGCGTGGCCGCCGCCGCGGGCATCGCGCTGATCAACTCGATCGGGAATCTCGGCGGCTTCTTCGGCCCCAGCCTGATGGGCTGGCTCAAGCAATGGACCCATGGCTACAGCGCCGGCCTCATCGCCGTCGCCACCATCCTGCTCGCCGGCGCCATCCTAACAGCCAGTCTCGGGCGCCTGGCAGCCCAGGCACGCTAATGTCCACCATCTATCGCACGCATAATGCCCGGTTCTCAGGTTCTTGGAGCGCTCGACTCAACCGCCAAACCGAGCACAGATCAACCCTGCCACAGACGTCCAGGTACGCGTTCACTATGACGAGCACCTGCAGGACGAATTCCTGGCGGTGCGGGCCATCAGTCGGATGGTTCGGGGCGGAAGCGCAGAAAGTAATTACGCTTGAGGAGTTGGAACTCATCTTCGCGTTGAAACCCGGCGGATTCGACTTCCGCGATCACCTGCTCGCGCCCGGCGCGGACATGGCCCTGGACCCAGGCGGAGGCGATGGCGGGGTCGGTGCGGAAGTCGATGATCACCAGCCGGCCATCGGGTCGCAGGGCGCGGCGGATGGCGGCAAGCATGGCATGGGGAAACTCGAAGTGATGATAGGTATCGGCGGTGAAGATCAGATCGACGCTATGATCCGGCAACCCAAGGCTGTGCTGGTCATTGACGACTGTGACTAGATTGGTCAGCCCAGCCTGGGCGGCGCGCTCGGCGATAGCCTGGGTGAAGGGCTCGGAGATATCGACGGCGTAAACGCGGCCGCTAGGACCCAGTTCTCGCGCGAAAAGCAGGCTGAACAAGCCGCTGCCGGCGCCAACATCCGCCACTGCCTGACCAGGCTTGAGCGCCAGCGCCTTGAGGATCGCGCGGCGCTGATCGTAGAGCTCACGCCCGTCGCGCTCAAAGGTCTCACGCCAGAACTCGGGATCCGCGTCCAGGTAGTAGCTGTTCATGCTCGGGCCCAGAACCCGGCCGGCCTCGTCGCCGTTTTCCTGCTGAGCTGCAGCAGTTGCAGCGATCAGCATGCTTGCCACCCAGGTCAAAATCGCTAGGATGGCATGTCTCATTGTGGAGTACTGGCTCTTGATGGGTTGCAATGGATGCTCTCCTGTTTGCTGATTTAACAACGACTTGCTCGCTGGAATCAAGTATCAGGGGGCAATGACATTCGCTCCGACCGACCTGCCCACTGATACCTGG includes:
- a CDS encoding cytochrome-c peroxidase, which translates into the protein MDLIGWIQSGKSDTYGAAHQDWKRHFTALLLRDHRKLGRQRRLDSRGLGAASPSPDDALRQSARSAGLKAQAKGQIQAAVEMANVPEGAVATLASITAYVASYAEAFPDADEPLSFDNLAKAIEAYKTSLVTPDAPFDRWLRGEDDALDPLAKQGVARFIDKGCTACHNGVNVGGQAYFPFGLTRKPAEHIRPPADKGRFEVTQTPNDA
- a CDS encoding Uma2 family endonuclease → MLQLAEKLGQFTYADYCRWPEDERWELIEGEAFAMCPAPTWMHQEFITALVARIHPQLDGSPCRLYAAPFDVRLPKANEADDLIATVVQPDLAVFCDRSRLDAKGARGAPDWAIEILSPSTAAKDHIRKRALYERHGVREYWLIHPDDRLLTIYRLDHQGCYGAPDILELTGSTEVSVLPGVRVDWPAPDAFDL
- a CDS encoding MFS transporter codes for the protein MPIETTEQACIRRITWHLIPFLGLLYIIAYLDRINVSFAALHMNQDLNLGAAAYGTGAGIFFLGYVLFEIPSNLLLRRIGPRIWIARIMITWGLISMAMALVRDEWTFYALRFLLGVAEAGFFPGIILYLTFWFPQQQRARIVALFATATALAGLIGSPISGALLGMHGIWGWSGWHWLFILEGLPAVILGVVVLAVLPDHPAQARWLPPPERDWLTEQLKREEQTLAQQPFARHRLGEALGSARVWLLGLIYFCMVIGMYGLTMWLPQMLRALTDADDLGIGLLNAIPFLAATAGMVLIGWLSDRHAERRWHLTGAFLLGALGCVLAALSPKLPLALAALSLATIGIWGVMGPFWALSTSFLSGVAAAAGIALINSIGNLGGFFGPSLMGWLKQWTHGYSAGLIAVATILLAGAILTASLGRLAAQAR
- a CDS encoding nucleotidyl transferase AbiEii/AbiGii toxin family protein produces the protein MIRDIGGSLDRAGVRYALIGGFAMAMRGVQRATVDLDFILMLEDLDCAHRILRQAGYQRAFHSENVSHYVASQPGLGRIDLLHAFRGPSLSMLARAERLEIAEDVSLPGVRIPVVQVEDIIGLKIQALINDPRREVGDWQDIRLLLETAARMGRKLDWELIEDYLELFGLESEQERMKGWYGEID
- a CDS encoding class I SAM-dependent methyltransferase; its protein translation is MRHAILAILTWVASMLIAATAAAQQENGDEAGRVLGPSMNSYYLDADPEFWRETFERDGRELYDQRRAILKALALKPGQAVADVGAGSGLFSLLFARELGPSGRVYAVDISEPFTQAIAERAAQAGLTNLVTVVNDQHSLGLPDHSVDLIFTADTYHHFEFPHAMLAAIRRALRPDGRLVIIDFRTDPAIASAWVQGHVRAGREQVIAEVESAGFQREDEFQLLKRNYFLRFRPEPSD